The proteins below come from a single Salvelinus fontinalis isolate EN_2023a chromosome 1, ASM2944872v1, whole genome shotgun sequence genomic window:
- the tmem204 gene encoding transmembrane protein 204, with product MAVQRLVTAAVAVALLSLVLNNVAAFTPSWVLQALEDGRKRSVGLWRMCPVMTGGERGRDEHGVGGSNRRGQGSQRPCEDLGWGSEFAGYQESRSTVKLQFDMMRACNLMATVALTAGQLIFLLGLMELPFVTQDSQWWEEAIAALFQLASFVLVIGLVTFYRIGPYTHLSYSCYVDIAACLLATLAAAMLIWNILHRRDDCLTPRVIVISRSLASNFHPRLDNDYVESPC from the exons ATGGCCGTGCAGCGGCTGGTGACGGCGGCGGTGGCGGTGGCCCTGCTGTCCCTGGTCCTCAACAACGTGGCGGCCTTCACCCCCAGCTGGGTGCTGCAGGCCCTGGAGGATGGACGCAAGCGCAGCGTGGGGCTGTGGAGGATGTGTCCCGTcatgactggaggagagaggggccgGGATGAACACGGTGTTGGGGGATCCAATAGGAGAGGTCAGGGGTCTCAGAGGCCGTGTGAGGACCTGGGCTGGGGCTCGGAGTTTGCAGGCTACCAAGAGTCCCGCAGCACCGTCAAAT tgcagTTTGACATGATGCGAGCGTGTAACCTGATGGCTACGGTGGCACTGACGGCCGGGCAGCTCATCTTCCTGCTGGGCCTGATGGAGCTGCCCTTCGTCACCCAGGACTCCCAGTGGTGGGAGGAGGCCATCGCCGCGCTGTTCCAGTTGGCCA GTTTTGTGCTGGTGATCGGCTTGGTGACGTTCTACCGGATTGGCCCGTACACACACCTGTCCTACTCGTGCTACGTGGACATCGCCGCCTGCTTATTGGCCACGCTCGCCGCTGCCATGCTCATCTGGAACATCCTGCATCGCCGCGACGACTGCCTCACACCCCGGGTCATTGTCATCAGCCGCTCGCTGGCGTCGAACTTCCACCCACGCCTCGACAACGACTATGTGGAGTCGCCCTGCTGA